The Rhodospirillales bacterium genome contains the following window.
CGGAGGCGGCGGAGGCGGTGGCGGCGGCGGTGGAGCAGCCGCAGGTTTTGGCGGTGGCGGTGGCGGCGCAGCCTCGGTTTTCGGCGGCGGCGGCGCAGCCTGTTGTTCGTCGTCGGAGAGGATCCTCCGGATGGAGGAAAGGATGTCCTCCATCGACGGTTCTTGGCCGGTTTGTGCGCTCTGATCGCCCAACGATTCACCCTAGCGGCGCGCTGATCCCGCGCCTTGTCCCCATCGGTTTCTTTTACCCCAAGCCGTCATTCGGCGCCACCCTTGACGGACGTTCCGAACCACCTGTCCCGCGATTCGTCGTAGTTAACGACCGGATCGTAGAGATCGACCTTGAGTCCCATGCGCTCGGCGGTGAGCAGCCCGATCGCCGATTTAAGCTCAAATGCCGCCACCAATTCGTCGCGCTGAGCCCGGACGTGATTGACCTTGGCGTCGAGCAATTCCTGTTCCGCGTTGAGCACATCGAGCACGGTGCGCGAGCCGACGGCGGCTTCCCGCTCGACCCCCTCGAGGGCGACGGTGGCCGCCTTGATCTGCGAATCGAACGAATCGACCCGGGCCCGGGCCGACAGCAGGGTATCCCAGGCGCGGGTCGCGGTCTGGACCGCGTCGCGGCGTTCCTTGTCGATCAGGTTCTGGCGCTCGGCCGCCGTCTGCTTGGCGCCGCGCACCTTGGCGTAAGTCGCCCCCGCCTCGTAGAGCGGCATCGAGAACTTGAGCTTGGCTTCGAGATTGGAGATGCGCGAGCTTTCGTTCGAGGATTCCCAATCCTTCCCGGCCGACGCCACGATGCGGAACGTGGGCAGCAATTCGCCCTCGGCGCCATCGACCCGGTCCTTCGCCGCTTTCTGGTCGAACTCGGCGGCGATCACCGCCGGGTTCTGGACCGCCGCGTCGCGGATTGCCTTGTCCTTGTCCTCGGGCAAGCGGTCCGGCGAGGCGGGCAAGGCCGGGGCGGCCGGTGGCGCGGCGCCGATCACCTTGACGAAGGACGCGCGCGCGATTTCGAGGTCGCCTTCGGCCTTGATCCGGTCGGCGGTGGCGCGAGCAAGGCGAGCCTCGGCCTGAAAGACGTCGGTACGGGTGATTTCGCCGACTTGGAAACGGTCGCGGGTGGCTTCGAGCTGGCGGCGCAGAACCTGTTCGTTGTTGACGTTGAGATCGAGAACCGCGATTTCCCGGTACAGATCGAGATACGCGATCGCCGCATCGAGCAATACCCGCTGTTCGACGGCGACCAGACGCGCCCGCTCGGCCTTGACGTTGTTTTCCGCCTCCGACGTCGCCGCCCGGGTGCGGCCGCCGCGATAGAGCGGTTGCGTGAGTTCGAGTTTGGTGCTTTTCGGCTCGCGATGCTGCAGGGCCGGACTCGATGATGACGGGATATTCGTTTCGTAACGCGACGTGCCCGCGTCGGCGGTCATGTCCACGGTCGGACGCCAGCCGGCGAGCGCCTGCGGCACCTGTTCGTCGGTGGCCCGAACGCGCGCGCGCTGTGCCAGCAATTGCGGGTTGTTGCGGTAGGCTTCGGCCAACGCGTCCTCGATTCCCTGGGCGCGCGCGCCGAACGGAAAGGCGCCCGCCGCGACCGCGCACGCAAGCGCGCAGCCGACCGTCGCCAGGTTGTTCGCGAATTTCGCCAACGTCATTACCCGCCTTGGCCGGAGGCTCGAAGCGTTCGGCACAGCCTTAATCCCCTTTTGCCACAACATATTGTGGCTTCGAGGGAATTATTCAACTTCACCTTGGTTAACAAAAGGACCAGAAACCCCTACCGACGGTCAATGGCCTGAAAAATATCATTTTATTCATATCGTTAACAATCCGGAGCGGTCTCGCCCCCGGGAAACTGCCCGGAAATCCGCCGAATCGACCGCTTGAGGCACGACTAAAAAACGAACGCCGGCTTGCGCGCGAATTCCAGGAGAACGGGCGTGCCGCCGTCGAATGCCTCGCGGCGCGCGAACGCGTCGCCGACCCGCGTCATCACCACCGCCTTGCCGCCCCGCAGCGTGTCGGACCCGGGGCGCGCGACAATCGCCACCAGACGCCCGCCGTCGGCGAGCTGGGAAAGGATGGCCTGCGGAATATCCGCGACCGCGCCGTCGAACACGATCACGTCGTAAGGTGCCTGACGCGGGTACCCGAACGTCAGCGCGCCTTCGATCACGGCGACCGTGTCGGCGCCAACCTCGCTCAACCGCCGGCCGGCTTCCTTGACGAGTTCCGGATCGCTTTCCAACGCCACCACCGCCGGCGCGAGCCGCGCCAGTACGGCCGCCAGGTAGCCGCTCCCGGCGCCGATCAGCAGAACAGCATCGGTCGGCCGGATCGCGGCGGCCTCGATCAGGCGCGCGGCGAGCATCGGCTCCATCAGATAGCGACCGGGGGCGATTTCCACTGCTTCATCGGCATAGGCCAGCGCGCGTCGGGCCTTGGGTACGAACAATTCGCGCGGAATCGTGCCCATCGCATCGAGAATGCGTTCGTCCGTGACCCGGTTGGGACGGACTTGGCTTTCGACCATGTTGCGCCGGAGCGTCGCGAAATCCATCGGAGCGGCCCATGTTCAACGGACGTGCGCGGTGCCGGACAGGCTAGCGGGAGAAGGCCGAAAACTCAACCGTTACCGAACCGTGCGCGAGGACGTTGCCCTCATTCCAGCCTCTATTGCCTCCGCAAGAGCGGTATAACCGCGCTCATTGAAATGCCCGGCGTCATTCGGCCCATGCAAATGCCCCCAATCGAAAGCGCGGCGGCGCAAGTATGGACGGGTATCGATGAAATCAACATCGACCTCGATTGCGGCCCGATGAATCTCCTTACGGACACGCGCGTCGGCGGCTTCCAGATCCGCCGCGGAGAAATGGGTTTCTGGCCCGCGCGTTTCCGAGGTTGGCGTGCGAATGCGATCCGTCAAGATCGTGCCATCGGGAAGATCGTAGACTCCCGCCGGACTCGGAATGTAGACGACCGCGACATTCGAATTGGGGAATTTCTCTTTCAAAACACGCAGGGACTCTTGAAGCCAGAGTCCCGCGATTCGGATATCCCGATCCGTATCGAAAGCGAAAGGCTCGACGGTGGACGCGGGATAGCGCTTGAGGCCGTCACGGGTGACGAAGGTAATCCGGGATTGCTCGTAACGGCTCCAGTCTTCCCGATATTGGCCTCCGCCCCGAAATAAAGGATCGGTCGCGTCCAGGGACGGGCGCCGATGACCCCAATTCTTCGCGAGCAATTTGATCAATTTGGTGGCCGTGTCAAACAGGTGCGCATTACGCAAAGGGTGCCAGCGGGCCGCGCTCGCGTTTTCCGCGTGAGTGCCGAGCGCGGACAGGTAGGCATACACGTAATTCCTATCATCGGCCCTCGCATGATCGAAATCCGGCGGCATGAGGAATTGCAATCGCGCCATTTCGTCGTTCACATCGTTTCCGGCATAGAAGAAAACAAGAATGGAGTCGGGGTCGGCTAGGCTCATTCCCCGGTAAAGCCTGATGCCATGTAACGCCGCGGGTGCCTGAAAGACGGCGGTCC
Protein-coding sequences here:
- a CDS encoding DUF2497 domain-containing protein: MEDILSSIRRILSDDEQQAAPPPPKTEAAPPPPPPKPAAAPPPPPPPPPPP
- a CDS encoding TolC family outer membrane protein — protein: MTLAKFANNLATVGCALACAVAAGAFPFGARAQGIEDALAEAYRNNPQLLAQRARVRATDEQVPQALAGWRPTVDMTADAGTSRYETNIPSSSSPALQHREPKSTKLELTQPLYRGGRTRAATSEAENNVKAERARLVAVEQRVLLDAAIAYLDLYREIAVLDLNVNNEQVLRRQLEATRDRFQVGEITRTDVFQAEARLARATADRIKAEGDLEIARASFVKVIGAAPPAAPALPASPDRLPEDKDKAIRDAAVQNPAVIAAEFDQKAAKDRVDGAEGELLPTFRIVASAGKDWESSNESSRISNLEAKLKFSMPLYEAGATYAKVRGAKQTAAERQNLIDKERRDAVQTATRAWDTLLSARARVDSFDSQIKAATVALEGVEREAAVGSRTVLDVLNAEQELLDAKVNHVRAQRDELVAAFELKSAIGLLTAERMGLKVDLYDPVVNYDESRDRWFGTSVKGGAE
- a CDS encoding protein-L-isoaspartate O-methyltransferase; amino-acid sequence: MDFATLRRNMVESQVRPNRVTDERILDAMGTIPRELFVPKARRALAYADEAVEIAPGRYLMEPMLAARLIEAAAIRPTDAVLLIGAGSGYLAAVLARLAPAVVALESDPELVKEAGRRLSEVGADTVAVIEGALTFGYPRQAPYDVIVFDGAVADIPQAILSQLADGGRLVAIVARPGSDTLRGGKAVVMTRVGDAFARREAFDGGTPVLLEFARKPAFVF